In Fundidesulfovibrio magnetotacticus, a single window of DNA contains:
- a CDS encoding DUF448 domain-containing protein, producing MVCRRRFPKHELTRHIWNGDLTPDVAQILPGRGYYRCAGEACTAKFPKRAAAARKGKGEGKRDEA from the coding sequence ATGGTCTGCCGCCGCCGGTTCCCGAAACATGAACTGACGCGCCACATCTGGAACGGCGATCTCACGCCGGACGTGGCGCAGATCCTGCCCGGAAGGGGCTATTACCGATGCGCGGGGGAGGCCTGTACGGCCAAGTTCCCCAAACGCGCCGCCGCCGCGAGGAAAGGCAAGGGGGAAGGCAAACGTGACGAAGCTTAG
- the rimP gene encoding ribosome maturation factor RimP codes for MTQETEKKLTRIRDLVEPFAESLGLSLWGLEMVGGDGRPTLRVFLDGPEGVDVEHCAQVSRQLGLALDVEDLLPGAYHLEVSSPGLERRFFAFEQLAPHEGREIDVTLALPVNGRKRFRGVLDSARDGALALTCEGNALRFPWSDVTRARLVHHFETPEELKAKGRKTSKADKAAPAEKA; via the coding sequence ATGACGCAAGAAACTGAAAAAAAACTCACGCGAATCCGCGACCTTGTTGAGCCCTTTGCGGAGAGCCTGGGGCTTTCGCTCTGGGGCCTGGAGATGGTCGGCGGCGACGGACGCCCCACGCTCCGGGTGTTCCTCGACGGCCCGGAAGGGGTGGACGTGGAACACTGCGCCCAGGTGAGCCGCCAGCTCGGGCTGGCCCTGGACGTGGAAGACCTGCTGCCCGGGGCCTACCACCTGGAGGTTTCCTCTCCGGGCCTGGAGCGCCGCTTCTTCGCCTTCGAGCAACTGGCCCCCCACGAGGGCCGCGAGATCGACGTGACCCTGGCCCTCCCCGTGAACGGGCGCAAGCGCTTCCGGGGCGTGCTGGACTCCGCCCGCGACGGCGCGTTGGCGCTCACCTGCGAGGGCAACGCCCTGCGCTTCCCCTGGAGCGACGTGACCCGGGCAAGGCTGGTCCATCATTTTGAAACGCCCGAAGAGCTCAAGGCCAAGGGCAGAAAGACTTCCAAGGCAGACAAAGCCGCTCCCGCCGAAAAGGCGTAG
- a CDS encoding tetratricopeptide repeat protein, which produces MIIACIFRASCVALLLAMLWVMYLPVVTVALAQQKSAAEQHSTDVSVLVERMEKLERELEKYREVEQVRREGMEKIQEERGKSMDGRLQLQEGRIGDTGRSVDMFALLITILLGAGGFLTYREAGKEARKQAKEQAQAWLDEERENIIANIQRGLMDVESRAREVKDSIDRVEEDVKQRHCDFNDAVQMLKKSFERTMQAHDGDVNIDGVEQECRVVDVVGRDLKDIPESKYTADHLYAKGITEYYSGRKESALDYFAQAAAFVGASDEIAAKALFAKAVSLRDAGRYAEELAGYDEIDRRFGNSPDLGAQREVASSLVNKGLGFVREGRKEDALAAYAEVVRRYGSSSDPAIQEKVAMALVNTGAHHGGEGRLEEALAAYEDVVHRFGGFDDRAVQERVALALFNKGIALEGAGRLQEGLAAYEEIDRRYGTSPDPGIREQVAMALVCRGRALGRKVSLRQAIAAYDEVDRRFGSATESGIQKLVVLALVNKGMALGNIGKDKDELAVFDEVERRFGVCSSPEVQRHVATARNGIGCDRLIQAKVLWKDVTQRTEALNSALEALDRALPHTTDKDMVLGNRAYTLFLLGRFEEARESMRQALLLGGKHRYTCEAEVAELTTVPEDADFLRFLADTWREVHGTEPPGFPGVGEAAPA; this is translated from the coding sequence ATGATCATCGCGTGTATTTTTCGGGCATCTTGTGTCGCTTTACTGCTTGCCATGCTTTGGGTGATGTATCTTCCGGTCGTCACGGTGGCGCTGGCTCAGCAGAAGTCTGCTGCAGAGCAGCACTCGACGGATGTTTCCGTTCTTGTCGAACGCATGGAGAAGCTCGAGAGGGAACTCGAGAAGTATCGCGAGGTGGAACAGGTCCGCCGAGAAGGCATGGAGAAAATTCAAGAAGAGCGCGGAAAATCAATGGATGGTAGGCTACAGCTTCAAGAGGGGCGCATTGGTGATACGGGGCGCTCGGTAGATATGTTTGCATTGTTGATAACGATACTGCTTGGGGCTGGTGGGTTTCTTACGTACAGAGAGGCTGGGAAGGAGGCGCGAAAGCAGGCGAAGGAACAAGCGCAGGCTTGGTTGGACGAAGAACGCGAGAATATAATAGCCAATATACAACGTGGCCTTATGGATGTTGAAAGTCGGGCGCGGGAGGTAAAAGATAGTATAGATAGGGTTGAGGAAGACGTTAAACAGCGTCATTGTGATTTTAACGATGCTGTACAGATGCTGAAAAAGTCATTTGAGAGGACTATGCAGGCGCATGATGGTGATGTAAATATTGATGGTGTTGAACAGGAATGCAGAGTGGTTGATGTTGTTGGGCGTGACCTGAAAGATATTCCTGAATCAAAGTATACGGCGGACCATCTGTATGCAAAGGGGATTACTGAGTATTATTCTGGGCGCAAAGAGTCTGCGTTGGACTATTTTGCGCAAGCGGCCGCTTTTGTAGGGGCCTCTGACGAGATCGCCGCCAAGGCATTGTTCGCCAAGGCCGTCTCGCTGCGCGACGCCGGACGATATGCCGAGGAGTTGGCCGGGTATGACGAAATCGACAGGCGATTCGGTAACTCTCCCGATCTCGGCGCGCAGAGGGAAGTCGCGTCATCCCTTGTGAACAAGGGGCTTGGGTTTGTCAGGGAAGGCCGTAAGGAGGACGCGCTGGCGGCCTATGCTGAGGTGGTCCGGCGCTATGGCTCCTCCAGCGACCCCGCTATTCAGGAAAAGGTGGCCATGGCCTTGGTGAATACCGGTGCTCACCACGGGGGGGAGGGCCGACTGGAAGAAGCGCTCGCCGCCTACGAGGACGTAGTGCACCGCTTCGGTGGATTCGACGACCGCGCGGTGCAGGAGCGGGTTGCGTTGGCATTATTCAATAAAGGGATCGCGCTGGAGGGGGCAGGCCGTTTACAAGAAGGGCTAGCGGCCTATGAGGAGATCGATCGGCGTTACGGCACCAGCCCGGATCCCGGCATTCGCGAACAGGTGGCAATGGCCCTGGTGTGCAGGGGCAGGGCTTTGGGCAGGAAAGTGAGCCTCAGGCAGGCGATTGCCGCCTACGATGAGGTGGATCGACGGTTTGGTTCCGCTACGGAGTCAGGCATCCAAAAGTTGGTTGTCCTGGCTCTCGTCAATAAAGGTATGGCACTCGGCAACATAGGCAAAGACAAAGACGAGCTTGCTGTTTTTGATGAGGTGGAACGCCGTTTTGGTGTTTGCTCCAGTCCGGAAGTGCAGCGACATGTGGCAACAGCCAGGAATGGAATAGGTTGTGATCGGTTGATTCAGGCCAAAGTGCTCTGGAAGGACGTGACTCAGCGCACGGAGGCGTTGAATTCTGCACTGGAGGCCTTAGACAGGGCCTTGCCGCATACCACGGATAAGGACATGGTATTAGGGAACCGAGCCTATACGCTCTTTCTCCTGGGGCGTTTCGAAGAAGCGCGCGAATCCATGCGCCAAGCACTCCTGTTGGGCGGGAAACACCGCTACACCTGCGAAGCCGAGGTCGCCGAGTTGACCACCGTCCCCGAAGACGCGGACTTCCTCCGGTTCCTCGCCGACACCTGGCGCGAGGTGCACGGCACGGAGCCTCCTGGCTTCCCGGGCGTCGGGGAGGCGGCTCCCGCTTAA
- the infB gene encoding translation initiation factor IF-2, whose translation MTKLRVRDLAKELRVSNKDIYQALRELDIRVSSDMATLEDDQIAQVRSRISQGLSKSEVVQSQSQPGVVVRRRRHAAESHAAASGEPQAQAAPSVQEPPQDVPGAPKEAPAQAAEQAPRSKPRRKMIETPPARIISQPEPEPKPDVAELPVVHEHEFAAPEPEAPKAQAQDEPQAPVAAQAPEAPETAEVPQAPEAVKPQDEAQAPEAAKPAEAAEEAPAAEAGAEKRAKKPKREVAIGPQVRIISMPEPRAPEAPRPAASQPGGYRPGGPGGPGGPRPGGPGGQRPGGPGGPRPGGPGGPRPGGPGGPRPGGPGGFDRPAPAPVPESDDRKRRKDKRVVEFGAQAPSDDGDRRGGGKRRIGEIQDRTGRGGKQHKKKKSGDQVAQIMAAQAQAQPQKAVKRKIRMEDAIRVSEMARQMNLKAQDLMKVLLSMGMFATINQSLDYETAVLIAAEFGYEVEKSGFDEDQFLTAEEQDAPETLKPRPPVVTIMGHVDHGKTSLLDAIRSTNVVMGEAGGITQHIGAYHVATPRGDVVFLDTPGHEAFTAMRARGAKVTDIVVLVVAADDGVMDQTREAINHSKAAGVPIVVAVNKMDKPGAEPDRVKRELSEHGLVSEDWGGDTIYAHVSAKQRTGLDGLLEMILLQAEVLDLKANPDKRAKGHIIEAKLDKGRGPVATVLIEEGTLNQGDAFVCGLFSGRVRAMFDDQGRKIKHAGPAMPVEVQGFEGVPEAGEVFSCVEDEKVARRIAETRMHKQRERELGKATKLTLETFLASRGEAEAQELKLVLKADVQGSQEAIAEALGKLSGDKVKVRMIHAGTGAITESDVLLAAASGAVVIGFNIRPSVKVKELAERENVDLRFYDIIYKLVDEIKAAMTGMLAPVLKEQYLGQAEVRQVFSVPKVGMVAGCGVLDGKIGRNSQIRLLRDSVVIYTGKLASLKRFKDDVKEVTKGYECGMGLENFNDIKVGDVIEAFETVEEKDTLD comes from the coding sequence GTGACGAAGCTTAGGGTCCGCGACCTCGCCAAGGAGCTGAGGGTCAGCAACAAGGACATCTACCAGGCCTTGCGGGAACTCGACATCCGCGTGTCCAGCGACATGGCCACGCTGGAGGACGACCAGATCGCCCAGGTGCGCTCGCGCATCAGCCAGGGCCTGTCCAAGTCCGAAGTGGTGCAGAGCCAGTCCCAGCCCGGGGTGGTGGTGCGCCGCCGCCGCCATGCGGCCGAATCCCATGCCGCGGCGTCCGGCGAGCCGCAGGCCCAGGCAGCGCCCAGCGTCCAGGAGCCCCCCCAGGACGTGCCCGGCGCGCCCAAGGAAGCCCCCGCACAGGCAGCGGAGCAGGCCCCCCGCTCCAAGCCCCGGCGCAAAATGATCGAGACGCCACCGGCCAGGATCATCTCCCAGCCCGAGCCCGAGCCCAAGCCCGACGTGGCCGAACTCCCCGTGGTGCACGAGCACGAGTTCGCCGCGCCCGAGCCCGAGGCCCCGAAGGCACAGGCACAGGACGAGCCGCAGGCCCCCGTGGCCGCGCAGGCTCCCGAGGCTCCCGAGACCGCCGAAGTCCCGCAGGCTCCCGAGGCCGTCAAGCCCCAGGACGAAGCCCAGGCCCCCGAGGCCGCCAAGCCCGCCGAAGCCGCCGAGGAGGCCCCTGCCGCCGAAGCCGGAGCGGAAAAGCGCGCCAAGAAGCCCAAGCGGGAAGTGGCCATCGGACCCCAGGTGCGCATCATATCCATGCCCGAGCCCCGCGCCCCCGAAGCGCCCCGCCCGGCCGCCAGCCAGCCCGGCGGATACCGCCCCGGCGGCCCCGGCGGCCCCGGCGGACCGCGTCCCGGCGGCCCCGGCGGACAACGCCCCGGCGGACCCGGCGGACCGCGCCCCGGCGGACCCGGTGGACCGCGTCCCGGCGGACCTGGCGGTCCCCGCCCCGGCGGACCCGGCGGCTTCGACCGCCCCGCTCCCGCGCCGGTGCCCGAATCCGACGACCGCAAACGCCGCAAGGACAAGCGCGTCGTGGAATTCGGCGCGCAGGCGCCCTCCGACGACGGCGACCGTCGCGGCGGCGGCAAACGCCGCATCGGCGAGATCCAGGACCGCACCGGACGCGGCGGCAAGCAGCACAAGAAGAAGAAGAGCGGCGACCAGGTGGCCCAGATCATGGCCGCCCAGGCCCAGGCCCAGCCTCAGAAGGCCGTCAAGCGCAAGATCCGCATGGAAGACGCCATCCGCGTCTCCGAGATGGCGCGCCAGATGAACCTCAAGGCCCAGGACCTCATGAAGGTGCTGCTCTCCATGGGCATGTTCGCCACCATCAACCAGTCGCTGGACTACGAGACCGCCGTGCTCATCGCGGCCGAGTTCGGCTACGAGGTGGAAAAGAGCGGCTTCGACGAGGACCAGTTCCTCACCGCCGAAGAGCAGGACGCCCCCGAGACCCTCAAGCCCCGCCCCCCCGTGGTGACCATCATGGGCCACGTGGACCACGGCAAGACCTCGCTGCTGGACGCCATCCGCTCCACCAACGTGGTCATGGGCGAGGCCGGCGGCATCACCCAGCACATCGGCGCGTACCACGTGGCCACCCCGCGCGGCGACGTGGTCTTCTTGGACACTCCCGGCCACGAAGCCTTCACCGCCATGCGCGCCCGCGGCGCCAAGGTGACGGACATCGTGGTCCTGGTCGTGGCCGCCGACGACGGCGTCATGGACCAGACCCGCGAGGCCATCAACCACTCCAAGGCGGCCGGCGTGCCCATCGTGGTTGCCGTGAACAAGATGGACAAGCCCGGCGCGGAGCCCGACCGCGTGAAGCGCGAGCTCTCCGAACACGGCCTCGTCAGCGAAGACTGGGGCGGCGACACCATCTACGCCCACGTCTCGGCCAAGCAGCGCACGGGCCTCGACGGCCTTCTGGAGATGATCCTCCTCCAGGCCGAAGTGCTCGACCTCAAGGCCAACCCGGACAAGCGCGCCAAGGGCCACATCATCGAGGCCAAGCTCGACAAGGGCCGGGGCCCCGTGGCCACGGTGCTCATCGAGGAGGGCACGCTTAACCAGGGCGACGCCTTCGTCTGCGGCCTCTTCTCGGGCCGCGTGCGCGCCATGTTCGACGACCAGGGCCGCAAGATCAAACACGCCGGACCGGCCATGCCCGTTGAGGTGCAGGGCTTCGAGGGCGTGCCCGAGGCGGGCGAGGTGTTCAGCTGCGTCGAGGACGAAAAGGTCGCCCGCCGCATCGCCGAGACCCGCATGCACAAGCAGCGCGAACGCGAACTGGGCAAGGCCACCAAGCTCACCCTGGAGACCTTCCTGGCCTCGCGCGGCGAAGCCGAGGCCCAGGAGCTCAAGCTGGTGCTCAAGGCCGACGTGCAGGGCTCCCAGGAGGCCATCGCCGAGGCGCTGGGCAAGCTCTCGGGAGACAAGGTCAAGGTGCGCATGATCCACGCGGGCACCGGCGCCATTACCGAATCCGACGTGCTCCTGGCTGCCGCGTCCGGGGCCGTGGTCATCGGCTTCAACATCCGCCCGAGCGTGAAGGTCAAGGAACTGGCCGAACGCGAAAACGTGGACCTGCGCTTCTACGACATTATCTACAAGCTGGTGGACGAGATCAAGGCGGCCATGACCGGCATGCTGGCCCCGGTGCTCAAGGAGCAGTACCTGGGCCAGGCCGAGGTGCGCCAGGTGTTCAGCGTGCCCAAGGTGGGCATGGTGGCCGGCTGCGGCGTGCTCGACGGCAAGATCGGGCGCAACTCGCAGATACGCCTCCTGCGCGACTCGGTGGTCATCTACACCGGCAAGCTCGCCAGCCTGAAGCGCTTCAAGGACGACGTGAAGGAAGTCACCAAGGGCTACGAATGCGGCATGGGCCTCGAAAACTTCAACGATATCAAGGTCGGGGACGTGATCGAAGCCTTCGAGACCGTCGAAGAGAAAGATACGCTGGATTAG
- the nusA gene encoding transcription termination factor NusA, whose translation MGMELRKAIDQISKDRGIDRDLLIDTLEEAVRSSVARKFGDHMDIEVSYNDEAGEIEVFQFKIVVDEVEDPLSEINLEDARLVDPNVQMDDELGFKLKVEDLGRIAAQSAKQVIIQRMRDAEQEIIYEEYKDRKGEIVSGIVQRRDRGGWIINLGRTEAMLPKEEQIPRERYKRGDRVQAFIIEVLPSGRGPQIIISRTHPDYMAALFKREVPEVSDGTVRILGVSRDPGSRAKVAVSSKDRDVDPVGACVGVRGSRIQNIVQELHGERIDIVVWHPEIATFAANALSPARITRIMVDEDEKTLEVVVPDDQLTLAIGRKGQNVKLAAKLLGWKIDIFTDSRYSELNAARAGMEQLASVAEMNMENFLAAGFDTVAMLAEATDEELDRIGGMTPSKRQDLRAAIRLLLPTPKPEESEEDNPDEAPEASAEVAPETDEPKE comes from the coding sequence ATGGGCATGGAGCTTCGCAAGGCCATCGACCAGATCAGCAAGGACCGCGGCATCGACCGCGACCTGCTCATTGACACCCTCGAAGAGGCCGTGCGTTCCTCGGTCGCCCGCAAGTTCGGCGACCATATGGACATCGAGGTCAGCTACAACGACGAGGCCGGCGAAATCGAGGTGTTCCAGTTCAAGATCGTGGTGGACGAGGTGGAAGACCCCCTCTCCGAAATCAATCTGGAAGATGCCCGCCTGGTTGACCCCAACGTCCAGATGGACGACGAACTCGGCTTCAAGCTCAAGGTGGAGGATCTGGGACGCATCGCGGCCCAGTCGGCCAAGCAGGTCATCATCCAGCGCATGCGCGACGCCGAGCAGGAAATCATCTACGAGGAATACAAGGACCGCAAGGGCGAGATCGTCTCGGGCATCGTGCAGCGGCGCGACCGCGGCGGCTGGATCATCAACCTCGGGCGCACCGAGGCCATGCTCCCCAAAGAGGAGCAGATCCCCCGCGAGCGCTACAAGCGCGGCGACCGCGTGCAGGCCTTCATCATCGAAGTGCTGCCCAGCGGACGCGGACCCCAGATCATCATCTCGCGCACCCACCCGGACTACATGGCCGCCCTGTTCAAGCGCGAAGTGCCCGAGGTCTCCGACGGCACGGTGCGCATCCTGGGCGTCTCGCGCGACCCGGGCTCGCGCGCCAAGGTGGCCGTCTCCTCCAAGGACCGCGACGTGGATCCCGTGGGCGCGTGCGTGGGCGTGCGCGGCTCGCGCATCCAGAACATCGTGCAGGAGCTGCACGGCGAGCGCATCGACATCGTGGTCTGGCATCCTGAAATCGCCACCTTCGCGGCCAACGCCCTCTCGCCCGCGCGCATCACGCGCATCATGGTGGACGAGGACGAGAAAACCCTCGAGGTGGTGGTGCCCGACGACCAGCTCACCCTGGCCATCGGCCGCAAGGGCCAGAACGTGAAGCTGGCCGCCAAGCTCCTGGGCTGGAAGATCGATATCTTCACCGATTCGCGCTACTCCGAGCTCAACGCCGCGCGCGCGGGCATGGAGCAGCTGGCCAGCGTGGCCGAGATGAACATGGAGAACTTCCTGGCCGCCGGCTTCGACACCGTGGCCATGCTCGCCGAGGCCACCGATGAGGAGCTCGACCGCATCGGCGGCATGACGCCCTCCAAGCGCCAGGACCTGCGCGCCGCCATCCGGCTGCTCCTGCCGACGCCCAAGCCCGAGGAGAGCGAAGAGGACAACCCGGACGAAGCCCCCGAGGCCTCTGCCGAGGTCGCCCCGGAGACCGATGAACCCAAGGAATGA
- a CDS encoding glycosyltransferase family 39 protein, with amino-acid sequence MRERDIIFGRDRLPGENDLDFPLAAVLILAVGAALRFWALGAPSLWTDEILVVQNASKSWEYILDLSLKVEVHPPFYYYLYKILLLFGASDFWLRLPSALGGTLTLLALWRVGERHLGGRFAALAAMALLTVHPLHIWISRQVRPYALMGLFFTLGLGCLLNYLSEGRSRDSRRNLLANLPVAFAHYGGLLALAAQWCAAAASSVLRGIPSLSSVAGYGLGAVLCASPAAVFLWEAKFGRHDAVLDAGKGFAAALAKVAAALEGVLAFGAVWPWAWAATALLVLAGSASLALRRNPAAFLLVVFAAPPLALVAVQYASHLYPVHLCFLLPVAMLLAAEGLDLLAPRPLCRPWFALLVCMSLGGVFTWVWGSEYYTEKGVVATWWNMGSYREAARTLRANFASGDMAAFHDLNLFEGLNWYTRQMGGDGLPAGQRLDPAQESVRAVLVTNYVAFGHLFDGEASFRYLFGESAAVARVGGYRFYQAVLGRSPRIPLASGGVSVGLTADPRDVWARAWSLRDLTVSPYFGCDLVPTRERSPGEVVYLLETQGEDAPSPLVLLADFALLAPGNRLAVDCRFDDGPWNPLLDERDPAGETSLLARVQVPGPYRQLWLRATLLAGATHADNGAGALGQVRLRRLTLLSEDSNARFLSRTLDVREEGLDKLESLPGGLLMRWATGRSAAMSFVLPQDGPLRLEYRFTNRIPGQRVEILHDGEPVSLHEDLAPGQEVAESMTLPGRAGQGRVEFRFARANHQDAESTFSPGDPRALAVGFLDLSLETPDLPAAFVPPKRLPR; translated from the coding sequence ATGCGTGAGCGGGACATCATTTTCGGCCGGGACCGGCTCCCCGGCGAAAACGATCTGGACTTCCCCCTGGCCGCCGTCCTTATCCTTGCCGTCGGCGCGGCCTTGCGCTTCTGGGCCCTGGGCGCGCCTTCCTTGTGGACCGACGAGATACTCGTTGTCCAGAATGCTTCCAAATCCTGGGAATACATCCTTGATCTTTCGCTCAAGGTCGAGGTCCACCCGCCCTTTTATTATTATCTGTATAAGATCCTGCTCCTGTTCGGCGCCTCCGACTTCTGGCTGCGCCTGCCCTCGGCCCTGGGCGGCACCCTCACGCTCCTGGCGCTCTGGAGGGTGGGCGAGCGCCACCTTGGCGGGCGCTTCGCGGCCCTTGCCGCCATGGCTCTGCTGACCGTTCATCCGCTGCACATCTGGATATCCCGGCAGGTGCGTCCCTACGCTCTCATGGGTCTCTTCTTCACCCTCGGGCTGGGCTGCCTGCTGAACTACCTGAGCGAGGGCCGTTCCCGGGACTCCCGGCGGAACCTGCTGGCCAACCTTCCCGTGGCGTTCGCCCACTACGGGGGGCTGCTCGCCCTGGCTGCCCAGTGGTGCGCCGCGGCCGCCTCGTCGGTCCTGCGCGGAATCCCTTCTTTGTCGTCCGTGGCGGGCTACGGCTTGGGGGCGGTCCTTTGCGCCTCCCCCGCGGCCGTCTTCCTCTGGGAGGCCAAATTCGGCCGTCACGACGCCGTACTCGATGCAGGAAAGGGCTTCGCCGCCGCTTTGGCCAAGGTGGCGGCGGCCCTCGAAGGCGTGCTGGCCTTCGGGGCCGTGTGGCCCTGGGCCTGGGCGGCCACGGCCCTGCTCGTGCTCGCGGGGTCCGCGTCGCTTGCGTTGCGCCGCAACCCGGCGGCGTTCCTGCTTGTCGTGTTCGCCGCGCCGCCACTCGCGCTGGTGGCGGTGCAGTACGCCAGCCATCTCTACCCCGTGCACCTGTGTTTTCTCCTGCCCGTGGCCATGCTCCTGGCGGCCGAGGGGCTGGACCTCCTGGCCCCGCGCCCACTGTGCAGGCCATGGTTCGCCTTGCTCGTCTGCATGTCGCTGGGCGGGGTTTTCACCTGGGTTTGGGGCAGTGAATACTACACGGAAAAGGGCGTGGTGGCCACCTGGTGGAACATGGGGTCTTACCGTGAAGCCGCCAGGACCTTGCGCGCCAATTTCGCTTCCGGGGACATGGCCGCCTTCCATGACCTCAACCTCTTCGAGGGCCTCAACTGGTACACCCGGCAGATGGGCGGCGACGGCCTCCCGGCTGGGCAGCGCCTGGACCCGGCGCAGGAATCCGTGCGCGCCGTGTTGGTGACCAACTATGTCGCCTTCGGCCATCTTTTCGACGGAGAGGCCAGTTTCCGATATCTCTTCGGGGAGTCCGCCGCCGTGGCCCGCGTGGGGGGCTACCGTTTCTATCAGGCCGTGCTGGGCCGTTCGCCCCGCATCCCCCTGGCGAGCGGGGGCGTTTCGGTCGGACTCACCGCAGACCCCCGGGACGTGTGGGCCAGGGCCTGGTCCCTGCGCGACCTGACGGTTTCACCCTATTTCGGCTGCGACCTCGTGCCCACCCGGGAGCGTTCCCCCGGCGAGGTCGTCTACCTCCTGGAGACTCAGGGCGAGGACGCCCCGTCCCCCCTCGTGCTGCTGGCCGATTTCGCCCTGCTGGCCCCGGGCAACCGGCTCGCGGTGGACTGCCGCTTCGACGACGGCCCCTGGAACCCCCTGCTGGACGAACGCGATCCCGCCGGGGAGACGAGCCTGCTGGCGCGCGTGCAGGTCCCTGGACCCTACCGGCAGCTGTGGCTGAGGGCCACGCTTCTGGCGGGAGCGACCCACGCCGACAACGGCGCGGGGGCCCTGGGGCAGGTGCGTCTGCGCCGCCTGACGCTCCTGAGCGAGGACTCGAACGCCCGCTTCCTCAGCCGGACCCTGGACGTGCGCGAGGAGGGCCTGGACAAGCTGGAGTCTCTGCCGGGCGGGCTCCTGATGCGCTGGGCCACGGGCCGGTCTGCCGCCATGTCCTTCGTGCTGCCCCAGGACGGACCGTTGCGACTGGAATACCGCTTCACCAACCGTATCCCCGGGCAGCGCGTGGAGATCCTGCACGACGGCGAGCCGGTGTCCCTGCACGAGGACCTGGCCCCGGGGCAGGAGGTGGCGGAATCCATGACCCTGCCGGGCCGGGCCGGGCAGGGCAGGGTGGAGTTCCGCTTCGCGCGCGCCAACCACCAGGACGCAGAGTCCACATTCTCCCCCGGCGATCCACGCGCCCTGGCCGTGGGCTTTTTGGACCTCTCCCTGGAGACCCCGGATCTCCCGGCCGCCTTCGTGCCTCCCAAGAGGTTGCCCCGTTAG